From the Marinitoga litoralis genome, one window contains:
- a CDS encoding ABC transporter permease — MIIEMIKEALRALFQNKMISFLSMLGIIIGVLAVIIVLSLGNGATYSVKSEIESMGSNIFFVNAKGSRYAKLSVGDLEDLKMNSQFLTNITPSFSSGGNFKYGTNEVSAQYYGVVPDFINMFSLEVEKGRMINDIDNKGVLKVAVIGSSIAEQLFEDEDPIGKTIKLFRNKGSINFTVVGVVKPTGSKLFLNVDNTIFIPYETMNKRVTKVDVVNQFFAKAISSDLNEEAKNELDNFLYTKFKDERAYFIISQEEILGTINQVTGMLNLTLGAIAGISLLVGGIGIMNIMLVSVTERTREIGIKKAIGATNGNILMQFLTESIFLTISAGAIGIFLGIYFARLIGKFINIIPYFDINQIILAFVVSGAIGLFFGVYPAIKASKLNPVDALRYE; from the coding sequence ATGATTATTGAAATGATAAAAGAAGCTTTAAGAGCTCTTTTTCAAAATAAAATGATATCATTTTTATCTATGTTAGGAATAATTATAGGTGTATTAGCAGTTATAATAGTATTATCTTTAGGTAATGGAGCTACTTATTCAGTTAAAAGTGAAATAGAATCTATGGGTTCAAATATATTTTTTGTAAATGCAAAAGGCTCTAGATATGCTAAACTTTCTGTAGGTGATTTAGAAGATTTAAAAATGAATTCTCAATTCTTAACTAATATTACACCTAGTTTTTCCAGTGGGGGTAATTTTAAATATGGAACTAATGAAGTATCAGCTCAATATTATGGTGTTGTGCCAGATTTTATTAATATGTTTTCTTTAGAAGTAGAAAAAGGTAGAATGATAAATGATATTGATAATAAAGGTGTATTAAAGGTAGCGGTAATTGGAAGCTCAATTGCAGAACAATTATTTGAGGATGAAGATCCAATAGGAAAAACAATAAAATTATTTAGAAATAAGGGCAGTATTAATTTTACTGTAGTTGGTGTTGTTAAACCGACAGGTTCAAAATTATTTTTAAATGTAGATAATACAATATTCATTCCATATGAAACAATGAATAAAAGAGTTACAAAGGTTGATGTTGTTAACCAATTTTTTGCAAAAGCAATTTCAAGTGATTTAAATGAAGAAGCCAAAAACGAACTTGATAATTTTTTATACACAAAATTTAAAGATGAAAGAGCATATTTTATTATTAGTCAAGAAGAAATTTTAGGTACAATTAATCAAGTAACAGGAATGCTTAATTTAACATTAGGAGCAATAGCAGGGATTTCTTTACTAGTTGGTGGTATTGGTATAATGAATATAATGTTAGTATCAGTGACTGAAAGAACAAGGGAAATAGGTATTAAAAAAGCTATAGGAGCAACAAATGGAAATATTTTAATGCAATTTTTAACAGAATCTATATTTTTAACGATATCTGCAGGAGCAATAGGTATTTTTCTAGGAATTTATTTTGCAAGATTAATTGGGAAGTTTATTAATATAATTCCATATTTTGATATAAATCAAATTATTTTAGCTTTTGTAGTTTCTGGAGCAATTGGATTATTCTTTGGAGTATATCCAGCAATAAAAGCATCAAAATTAAACCCTGTTGATGCATTAAGATATGAATGA